Below is a window of Pangasianodon hypophthalmus isolate fPanHyp1 chromosome 28, fPanHyp1.pri, whole genome shotgun sequence DNA.
aaataaaacaagtctaAATGTGAGATTTGCCTATAGAGgagacaaacaacaaaaaagtctctcaaacacaaatgatttaaaaaattaactaaaCTGTAAAATTAGAGAGATATTTACACAAAAAGGTAACAAGTTaaattgatattattttataaaaatattgattgatatgaattttataaaaattaagcaaaataTAAAAGGACAAAagggcaaaagaaaaaaaagcaaaacataaaaattaaataattttcatataaccaggataaaaaaagtgatttatacatattaaaacatttttattcaattgTAAGAAATTATTATATGCATTTAGTTaatcaaaaatggaaaaacatttttaattaagcaaaaaataaaccaatatatcataacaggggtgtgtgtgggtgtgtgtgtgtgtgtgtgtgtgtgtgtgtgtgtgtgtgtgtgtgtctgcttacACTGATAGATCTGCAGGAACGTGTCAGACAGTTTGCTGGTGAGCAGCGGTTCAGGTAGATCTCTGAAATACTGTTTCAGCATGTCCGCCACGTCGTAAGCCGATTGGCCCTCGTAGCTGACTCCGCCCCCTTCTGTGCCGCACGATTCATTCATCTGGCGCAGAGCCTGAATGCGCGATTTCACCCCTGACTTCCTGAACAAGCCCACCTGCAGGGGAGACAGAGGGACCCTTACACAACTGGGtaaacggtgtgtgtgtgtgtgtgtgtctatgtgtgtgtgtgtgtgtgtgtgtaaatgtctctcacacacacctggtcgAGGCCGTGATTGCGCAGGTAGCGCATGGCCTGTTGGATGCCCTGCGGTAACGGCTGTCCACTCCTCTGCACGTTCACCTGCAGCGGCACGCCAAACACACTCCGCTCCTTTGAGTCACGCACTTTCATCCGCTTCATGAACTTCGGTACGGCCCTGAtgcaagcgcacacacacacacacacatacacacaatattaattaaattacaaaacctgaaaaaaataaaataatatcatacCACACCCTGAAATCAGCCAAAATGTTACAACAGagcagtgtttataaaaatCATGTTGTAATATATGAAGTActtcagtacagtgtgtgtgtgtgtgtgtgtgtgtgtgtgtgtgagagaaggaAACTTCCAGAGGCGGAGGGCAGCTGAAATCTGTTTCCACCTTCCTCAGAAAGAGgataaacagaaagagacaaagcaGGGAAGagccatgcaaacacacacaaacacacacacagagccttgAACTTTTACACTCCGGGTGTTTGTCTCACACTGTAAGacctgcctgtgtgtgtgtgtgtgtgtgtgtgtgtgtgtgtgtgtgtgtatgtgtgtgtgtgagagactcaCCAGCTGAAGCCGTGTTTgttggtgggtgtgtgtttctccAGCAGAGCTGTGAGTTTCAGCAGGCTGTATTTCTGCAGCAGATTCATCTGCAGTACTGACTGACAGTCAAGCTGCAGCGCGGACGACGACACACTCGGCCGGTGTGAGTTCTGGAAACTGGGCCAGCGCAGCTTCTGAGGCCtgcgaaacacacacacacacacacacacacacaccccatttAAAAGTGAATATGATGAAAGCATTGAGCTCACTTCCAAGCAACATCTACTACTGCACTACAATTGGCATGTTTCCACTTGAGGAACCAGGGCAGGAACCTTTTTAGTTCCTGCTTGAGAGTAATCACCTTTCTGTGGACCAGGAACTACTGGGGCAGAGCTTGCCATACTGAACATCACTGATGTGTCCAgtgcaaatatacaaatataaaatgtataattattgctATAATTAAGCTTTCTGTATGATTGTCCACGTCAGAGCTTTGAGGTCAGCTGTAAAATTTTTCTTTCGTaacaagttgattttttttttgctttattaacgTGAAGTTGAAGGTGAGgagaaacaactgtttatactTGGTTTAATTTAAGTGAAACTAATTTGGTTCAtagaagttccacaacattcagtgtaactataaatggataaaaggtacaTGCCATTCACCATTAAATAGTTTCAAAATACGTGAACAGACCTGCAGCATAACAAATGTTTCtgttgttgtgtctgtttttagcATCTTACCTGTTAGCCCGGGTGAGTGATGCTCCCACACCAGAGTCTCGTCTCTCTCTTGCGCTAACCGTGTCGTCCTGCTCGCCTAGCGGGTTCCCTGTGCTTTCCTGGTCGCTCCCATTCTCTGTCTCCATCAAATGGTTCTGTAACGGCGATGAAGGGCAAGGAGAGGCAGAATCCAAAGCTGAGTCCGAgtctccttcctcttcctcctcctcttcctctccagGCCCTGATTCTGTCCATGCTCTGACCAGTCGTTGCAAGCCAGTCACTCGCTCTAGCACGTCCTCGATCTTtggctcctcctcctctccctctggttcatcctcttcctcatgcCCAATTTCAGGAAAGGGCACATTGTCGTAAAAACTCAACCGACTATCTAATGAGGTGGAGGACCTGCGATGAGGTCTGCTGTCGCTGCGGTGAAAGGAACCCCCATCGGCAAGCGACTTGGGAAAGGTGCCCGGTTTGTGACCATCAGGAAGGTAAAAATATATCACGCCAGATTCCTCATCTATCCTCTTATGTTCCACTTGCCTCTCATCAGTGCTTTTGCGGTTCCGTaggttgttttccgtggtcatGCTCGGTTCAGGCCTTCTCCCACAGTTCCGGATCTCCAGGTTCTCATTTTCCTGAACAAGACTGAACGGGTCAAACCCTTCCAGGTACATCCCAACTCGCTTTATCGAGCCAGCTGCCGTGCTGTGGCTCCGTGCCCTCGTGATCGGACTGGGTGTACTCACAGCACTTCCACTGCTCGTCTCTGAATGGCTGCTGCCTGTGCTTCCACTGCTCGTTTGTGTGGAGTAGGAGGTGCTGCGGTTGTGGGTCCCGGTGTGCTCCAGTGTGGCAATGTCGACACAGTTGAGCTGTCGTAGCTTGTCCTCATCCAGACCTTCCTTCAACACTGGACCGCTAATCTCCAGCCTTCCATTGCTGACTGCGCCTTTCTTTTTACGCTTTGAAGACATGCTGCTACTACGCAGTCGCAGGCTTTCCATACGCTTCAGGAAGCTCTTGGCCCTTGACCGTGTGCTTTTACTGTCTCTACTACTTCCTGAAAAGGTTCTGGCATCAAATGCAAAACTCCCATGTTCAAGCGGTGAGGGAATCCCTTCGGAAAGGGAATCCTCATTGGCGCCAGAAGTCCCAGAAGAGCACACGCTAACAACAGAGCTA
It encodes the following:
- the dlc1 gene encoding rho GTPase-activating protein 7 isoform X2 translates to MILTQIEAKEACTWLRAAGFPQYAQLYEDGQFPIQISSVTRDHDFLDRDAIEALCRRLNTLNKCAMMRLEITPQRKRSEDSDEDEPCAISGRWTFQRDSKRWSRLDQLDLDVFTSPAGDAISAPTFLSSQEQHLPGGHLLRERVSASAESVLTDLSEQPEVGSLHSAGSGGHGGSRSVTVPSSPANTNSNVATASTTRASSVVSVCSSGTSGANEDSLSEGIPSPLEHGSFAFDARTFSGSSRDSKSTRSRAKSFLKRMESLRLRSSSMSSKRKKKGAVSNGRLEISGPVLKEGLDEDKLRQLNCVDIATLEHTGTHNRSTSYSTQTSSGSTGSSHSETSSGSAVSTPSPITRARSHSTAAGSIKRVGMYLEGFDPFSLVQENENLEIRNCGRRPEPSMTTENNLRNRKSTDERQVEHKRIDEESGVIYFYLPDGHKPGTFPKSLADGGSFHRSDSRPHRRSSTSLDSRLSFYDNVPFPEIGHEEEDEPEGEEEEPKIEDVLERVTGLQRLVRAWTESGPGEEEEEEEEGDSDSALDSASPCPSSPLQNHLMETENGSDQESTGNPLGEQDDTVSARERRDSGVGASLTRANRPQKLRWPSFQNSHRPSVSSSALQLDCQSVLQMNLLQKYSLLKLTALLEKHTPTNKHGFSWAVPKFMKRMKVRDSKERSVFGVPLQVNVQRSGQPLPQGIQQAMRYLRNHGLDQVGLFRKSGVKSRIQALRQMNESCGTEGGGVSYEGQSAYDVADMLKQYFRDLPEPLLTSKLSDTFLQIYQFIPVEQRLQAARAAVCLLPDESRDALHTLLCFLSDVAANVSENQMTCTNLAVCLAPSLFHLNTARRDASSPRVMSRKNPLGKPDQRDLNENLAATHGLTHMIQECRKLFQIPEELSRCRNSYIEQALIPPRMEDLQDDSHSYRSLVKESMDALLKEAKEKFKGYDTCSTPEHAELAYKKVHDGWSLRQWKVCVDVAAGADEVLQRIVREQERWDEDLLESRVIETLDSNTDIYQFIRNNMAPNPATDYVVLRSWATDLPKGACACVCVSVEHEAAPVLGVRANVVASRYLIEPSGPNKSRVTHISRIDRRGRCPEWYNKLYGHLCVSELVRLRDSFTCPLDK